In the Alistipes provencensis genome, CACTGGTCGTAACGGAAGTTGTCGATCAGCAGCAGCGTGGTCTTCGGGTTTTCGTCGGCCACGGGGAAGATCTTGGTGCGCATGAGCGTGTGCGACATCACGGGGGTGTCGTCCGCGCGTTTGTTGATCCAGTTGTAGTAGTTGCGGCGCACGAACTTGCAGAACTCCTGATTGGCCTCGGTTTTCTGGTAGGCCAGCACCTCCTTGATGCTCTGGTCGGAGGATTCGCCCAACTCGATCTCCCATGTGGCGATCTTGCGGTAGATCGAACACCAGTCCTGAAACGTATCGGCCATTTGCAGCGACGAGGAGATGCGCCCGAATTCCGAACGGTAGTCGGCGGTGGTCTGCTCGGTGACGAGCTGCTGCTGGTGAACGTTCTTCTTGATCGAGAGCAGCACCTGATTGGGGTTGACGGGCTTGATGAGGTAGTCGGCGATCTTCGAACCCACGGCCTTGTCCATGATGTTCTCCTCCTCGCTCTTGGTGACCATGATCACGGGGGTCGTGGGACGCACCTCCTTGATCTGGGGAAGGGTTTCGAGCCCCGTCATGCCGGGCATCATCTCGTCGAGGATAATCAGGTCGTAGGCGCCTTCCGAGGCCATGTCTATCGCGTCGTATCCGTTGTTGCAGGTGTCCACTTCATAACCCTTCTGCTGCAGGAACAGCACATGGGGTTTCAGCAGTTCGACTTCGTCGTCCACCCAGAGTATTTTGACCATACCGTTGTCGGAATTAAAGTTTGCAAAATTAACGATTTTATTATCAAACGCAAAATACGCACGGTTTATTGGACGCGGGGCCGGTTTTATCTCTCGGTGTGTAGTATGTCATTGGTATGCAGTGTGTTGTATCTTTTCGGGCGGGGCCGGCCGCAGGAGGTATTGATACGAGGGTGCAGAATATTTTGATTTTGGTCCGGGATTTGCCCGGTATTTGTTATCGTGTTGTGAGCGTGTGAACTACGGCGGCGCATGAAAAAAATGAAAAAATAATGCGGTTTGTTGGCGGATATGTAAATAAAACGTATATTTGCAGTCCGAATTGAGCAGAACTTAATTTAAAATCATATAGATATGACAAAGGCAGATATCGTAAGCGAAATCGCTAAGAGCACCGGCGTTGAGAAGGTGCAGGTGCAGGCTATCGTCGAGGCTTTCATGGACAGCATCAAGACGTCGCTCACCCAGAAGAACAACGTGTATCTCCGCGGATTCGGCAGCTTCATCGTGAAGAAACGCGCCAAGAAGGTTGCCCGCAACATCTCGAAGAACACGACGATCACCATTCCCGAGCACAACATCCCCGCTTTCAAGCCCGCCAAGAGCTTCGCAGCGAAGGTGAAATAATCACGGATAAATAAAGAACCTCTAAAATCTAAGGACTATGCCAAACGGAAAGAAGCATAAGCGTCACAAGATGGCTACCCACAAGCGGAAGAAACGTCTTCGTAAGAACCGCCATAAGAAAAAATAAGCAGGGTAGCACCTTTGTGCTAGACGATAGATAAAGCTAAAGGGGCCCAGGGTTCTTTTAGCTTTACCTGTTTTTTTGCGATTTTCAGTTTTCAGGGTGTTTTATGTGTCCGCGCCGCTTGCCGGATGCTTTCCGATACCCGCCCCGGCCGGGATTCCCGGCATCTATTTTTCCCATTGGAGTTCGCCGCCACTTCACGCCAAAATGCGGTCCAGTACTAATTTTCACACTCCGCGCCCGGAGCCCCGGTGCGCGATACACGATAGATGAACAGAGAATTAATCGTTAACGTAAACCCGACCGAGATATCCATCGCGTTGTGCGAGGACAAGGTGCTCGTCGAGCTCAACAAGGAGCAGTGCCAGACGGGATTCGCCGTAGGGGACATCTACCTCGGGAAGGTGCGCAAGATCATGCCGGGTCTGAACGCGGCATTCGTCAACATAGGGCACGAAAAAGACGCCTTTATCCACTACCTCGACTTGGGAACGCAGTTTCCCTCGCTGCAGAAGCTCGTCGCCTCGCAGCAGCCCGGAAAACGGGGCCTGCGGGTCGAGAGTATGAAGCTCGAGCAGCCTGTCGAGAAGACCGGGAAGATCGGCGAATACCTTCAGGTGGGGCAGCAGATCATGGTTCAGGTGGCCAAGGAGGCCATTTCGACTAAGGGCCCGCGCCTGACGGCCGACATTTCGCTGGCCGGCCGCAACGTGGTGCTGGTTCCCTTCACCTCGAAGGTGTTCCTCTCGCAGAAAATCCGCTCGGCGGACGAGAAGAAGCGCCTGAAACGCATCGCCGCGGCGGTGCTGCCGAAGAACTTCGGCGTCATCATCCGCACGGCGGCCATGGAGGCCAAGGACGAGGACATCGAGCACGACATCCAGACCCAGATCGACCGCTGGCGCAAGACCTGCGCGGCGATCAAGAAAAATGCGGCGTCGGCCCCGGCGCAGTTGATGAGCGAGATGAACCGGGCCAACACGATCATCCGCGACTCGCTGAACGGCTCTTTTTCGCAGATCGCCGTCGACGACGAGGCGATGTTCAACGACATCCGCAACTACATCCGCCAGATCGAGCCCGAGAAGGAGAAGATCGTCAAGCTGTACAAGGGCAACGTACCCATCTTCGACAACTTCGATATTTCGAAGCAGATCAAGTCGCTGTTCGCCAAGTATGTGTCGCTGAAGCGCGGCGCCTACCTCATCATCGAGCACACGGAGGCCATGAACGTCATCGACGTCAATTCGGGCAACCGCACCAAGGCCGAGGACAATCAGGAGCAGACCGCCATGGATGTGAACCTTGCCGCGGCGAAGGAGATCGCCCGCCAACTGCGTCTGCGCGACTTGGGGGGTATCGTCATCATCGACTTCATCGACCTGCACAAGGCGCAGAACAAGCAGGCGCTGTTCGACGAGATGGTCCAACTGATGTCCACCGACAAGGCCAAGCACACGGTGCTGCCGCTGACGAAGTTCGGCCTGATGCAGATCACCCGCCAGCGGGTGCGCCCGGTGGCCGTCGAGAGCGTTTCGGACGTTTGTCCGACGTGCAACGGCACGGGCAAGATCGAGCCGACGGTGCTGCTGGACAAGAAGATCGAAAACCAGATATCGTTCCTCACGCAGGACCGCGGGCAGAAGTTCATCAAACTGGTGGTGAGCCCCTATGTGGCGGCCTTCCTCCGGAAAGGACTGCTGTCGCTGCGCCGTCGCTGGGAGTGGAAATACAAGGTGCGCCTCGAGATCGCCGAGGACCAGAGCGTCGGCATCGTGGAGGTGCATTACCACGACAAGAAGGACAACGACCTGATAACGAAATAAGGCATGGCAACTGCCCGCGAGCAGATGGCGCAGTTCGCCGCCGGGTCGAAGGCCCTCGGCAAGCTGTGCCGCGAATACAAAAACAGGAGTGCTACCGTCCACCTCGAAGAGCTGGTCGGCGGTGCTCTTTCGTTTTATGCCGCGGCGGCTGTGGAGAAGACCGGCGGCATACATGTCTTCGTGGCCGAGGACCGCGATGCCGCGGCCTACCTGATGAACGACTTCTACAACCTGCTCGAGGAGAAGCAGGTTTATTTCTTCCCCTCGTCTTGGAAACGTTCGGCGGCCTACGGCGCCGAGGATGCGCAGGGCGTCGTGCAGCGCACGGCGACGATGAATGCCGTGCGGGGATTTGCGGGGAAAGGCTATCTGGTCGTCTGCACCTATCCGGACGCCCTCGCCGAGCGGGTCGCCGATGCCGAGACGCTCCAGAAAGGGACGATCGCCGTGCGGGTGGGCGACAAAATTTCGATCGAGGTGCTCGAGCAGGCGCTCGTCGACGCCGCTTTCACGCGGGTGGATTTCGTCTACGAACCCGGGCAGTATTCGGTGCGCGGCGGTATCGTCGACGTCTTTTCCTATTCGGAAAGCAAACCCTACCGACTGGATTTCTTCGGCGACGAGGTGGATTCGATCCGGCGGTTCAACATTTCGAGCCAGTTGTCGTCGGACAAGTTGGACCGTGTGGAGATCATCCCCGACCTGAACGTCGGGGCCCCGGCCGCGGCGAAGGTCTCCTTCGTGCGTTTTGCGGGTGCGGAGGCCGCCTACTGGTTCTACGACGCCGATTTTGTACTCCGGCGGGTCAACGACGTGCGCCGCAAGACGCTGGCGGACATGGAACATCCCGAAGAGATCGACTCGCTGCTCACGAGCCGCAACGGCCTCGTGGCCGACCTGACCGGGTGTCGCGTTTTCGCCTTGCGGGACAATCTGCCCGAACGGCCGGCGGTGGAAACGATCCGATTTTCGACAGCCCCGCAACCGAAATTCAATAAGAATTTCGAGATGCTGGCGGACGACATGATCCGCAACGCCCTGCGGGGATACGACACTTATATTTTATCGGAGAACAAGGCGCAGGTCGAGCGTCTGGAGAATATCTTCCACCAGATCGGCCGCGGACAGGCCGTCGTGCGGTCGCTGTCGACGACCCTGCACGAAGGGTTCGTGGACAACGACCTGAAGCTGTGCCTCTATACCGACCACCAGATCTTCGACCGCTACCAGCGTTACCGCATCAACGGCGAGATCCGGCGCGACGAGCAGATGACCGTCGCCGAGCTGAACCAGTTGCGTCCGGGCGACTATGTGGTGCACATCGACCACGGGGTGGGGCGTTTCGACGGGTTGGTGAAGATCGCCGCGGGCGACGGCCGCATGCAGGAGGCGATCAAGCTGGTTTACAAGGACGGCGACGTGTTGTTCGTCAACGTCCATTCGCTCCACCGCATTTCGCGCTACAAATCGGGCGACGGCGAGCCGCCGAAGGTTTACAAACTGGGCAACGGCGCTTGGCAGAAACTCAAGAACGCCACCAAGAAGGCCGTCAAGGATATTTCGCGCGAACTGATCGCCCTCTATGCCAAGCGCAAGGCTTCGAAAGGATTCGCCTTCTCGCCGGACAGCTACCTGCAGCACGAGCTGGAGGCCTCTTTCAAGTGGGAGGACACGCCCGACCAGCAGTCGGCCACGGCGGCCGTGAAGAAGGACATGGAGTCGGACCAGCCGATGGACCGGCTGGTGTGCGGCGACGTGGGCTTCGGCAAGACCGAGGTGGCGATCCGCGCGGCGTTCAAGGCCGCCGTCGACGGCAAGCAGGCCGCGGTGCTGGTGCCGACGACGATTCTCGCCCTGCAACATTACCGTTCGTTCACCGAGCGCCTGCGCAATTTCCCGGTGCGCGTGGAGTATATCAACCGCACCAAATCCACGAAGGAGGTCAACCAGATCCGCGAGGACCTCGCGGCGGGCAAGATCGACATTCTGATCGGCACCCACAAGATGCTGGGCAAGGGGATCGTCTTCCGCGATCTGGGACTGCTCATCATCGACGAGGAGCAGAAGTTCGGCGTTGCGGCCAAGGAGAAGCTCACGCAGATGAGCGTCTCGGTCGATACGCTGACGCTCACCGCCACGCCGATTCCGCGCACGCTGCAGTTTTCGCTGATGGGCTCCCGCGACCTGTCGGTCATCTCGACCCCTCCGCCCAACCGCCAGCCGATCCTCACCGAGTCGCACGTCTTTTCGGAGGAGATCATCCGCGACGCTATCGAGGCGGAGCTCGCGCGCGGCGGGCAGGTCTATTTCGTCCACAACCGCGTCGAGGACCTCGCGGCCCTGCAAGGGCTCATCACGCGCATCTGCCCGAAGGCCCGCGTGGCCGTGGGGCACGGCAAGATGCCCGCCGAGCAGTTGGAAAAACTCATCATGGACTTCATCTACGGGGAGTTCGACGTGCTGGTCTCGACGACGATCGTCGAGAACGGCATCGACATTCCCAACGCCAATACGATCATCGTCGACAACGCCCAGAACTTCGGCCTGAGCGACCTGCATCAGTTGCGCGGCCGCGTGGGACGTTCGAACCAGAAGGCTTACTGCTACCTGCTCTCGCCGCCCGACGAACTGCTGTCGTCCGACGCGCGGCGGCGTCTGCGGGCCATCGAGGAGTTTTCCGATCTGGGTTCCGGGTTCAACATCGCCATGCAGGACCTCGACATCCGCGGAGCGGGCAACCTGCTGGGGGCCGAACAGAGCGGGTTCATCGCCGACATCGGGTTCGAGACCTACCAGAAGATCATGAACGAAGCCGTCGCCGAGCTGCGCGCCGAGGGGCTGAACGTCCCGGGGCTGAGCGACGGCGAACAGGACGTGGTGGAACAGATGCATTTCATCGACGACGCGCACATCGACATCGAGGTCGAAGCGGCGCTGCCGGACGCCTATGTGGCCCAGCAGGCCGAGCGCCTGAAACTCTACCGCGAACTCGACTCGACGAAGGACGAGGAGGCTTTGCAGGCTTTCGAGAGCCGTCTGGCGGACCGTTTCGGGCCCCTGCCGCGCGCCGCGAAGGAGCTGCTCAGCGTCG is a window encoding:
- a CDS encoding HU family DNA-binding protein: MTKADIVSEIAKSTGVEKVQVQAIVEAFMDSIKTSLTQKNNVYLRGFGSFIVKKRAKKVARNISKNTTITIPEHNIPAFKPAKSFAAKVK
- a CDS encoding Rne/Rng family ribonuclease encodes the protein MNRELIVNVNPTEISIALCEDKVLVELNKEQCQTGFAVGDIYLGKVRKIMPGLNAAFVNIGHEKDAFIHYLDLGTQFPSLQKLVASQQPGKRGLRVESMKLEQPVEKTGKIGEYLQVGQQIMVQVAKEAISTKGPRLTADISLAGRNVVLVPFTSKVFLSQKIRSADEKKRLKRIAAAVLPKNFGVIIRTAAMEAKDEDIEHDIQTQIDRWRKTCAAIKKNAASAPAQLMSEMNRANTIIRDSLNGSFSQIAVDDEAMFNDIRNYIRQIEPEKEKIVKLYKGNVPIFDNFDISKQIKSLFAKYVSLKRGAYLIIEHTEAMNVIDVNSGNRTKAEDNQEQTAMDVNLAAAKEIARQLRLRDLGGIVIIDFIDLHKAQNKQALFDEMVQLMSTDKAKHTVLPLTKFGLMQITRQRVRPVAVESVSDVCPTCNGTGKIEPTVLLDKKIENQISFLTQDRGQKFIKLVVSPYVAAFLRKGLLSLRRRWEWKYKVRLEIAEDQSVGIVEVHYHDKKDNDLITK
- the mfd gene encoding transcription-repair coupling factor encodes the protein MATAREQMAQFAAGSKALGKLCREYKNRSATVHLEELVGGALSFYAAAAVEKTGGIHVFVAEDRDAAAYLMNDFYNLLEEKQVYFFPSSWKRSAAYGAEDAQGVVQRTATMNAVRGFAGKGYLVVCTYPDALAERVADAETLQKGTIAVRVGDKISIEVLEQALVDAAFTRVDFVYEPGQYSVRGGIVDVFSYSESKPYRLDFFGDEVDSIRRFNISSQLSSDKLDRVEIIPDLNVGAPAAAKVSFVRFAGAEAAYWFYDADFVLRRVNDVRRKTLADMEHPEEIDSLLTSRNGLVADLTGCRVFALRDNLPERPAVETIRFSTAPQPKFNKNFEMLADDMIRNALRGYDTYILSENKAQVERLENIFHQIGRGQAVVRSLSTTLHEGFVDNDLKLCLYTDHQIFDRYQRYRINGEIRRDEQMTVAELNQLRPGDYVVHIDHGVGRFDGLVKIAAGDGRMQEAIKLVYKDGDVLFVNVHSLHRISRYKSGDGEPPKVYKLGNGAWQKLKNATKKAVKDISRELIALYAKRKASKGFAFSPDSYLQHELEASFKWEDTPDQQSATAAVKKDMESDQPMDRLVCGDVGFGKTEVAIRAAFKAAVDGKQAAVLVPTTILALQHYRSFTERLRNFPVRVEYINRTKSTKEVNQIREDLAAGKIDILIGTHKMLGKGIVFRDLGLLIIDEEQKFGVAAKEKLTQMSVSVDTLTLTATPIPRTLQFSLMGSRDLSVISTPPPNRQPILTESHVFSEEIIRDAIEAELARGGQVYFVHNRVEDLAALQGLITRICPKARVAVGHGKMPAEQLEKLIMDFIYGEFDVLVSTTIVENGIDIPNANTIIVDNAQNFGLSDLHQLRGRVGRSNQKAYCYLLSPPDELLSSDARRRLRAIEEFSDLGSGFNIAMQDLDIRGAGNLLGAEQSGFIADIGFETYQKIMNEAVAELRAEGLNVPGLSDGEQDVVEQMHFIDDAHIDIEVEAALPDAYVAQQAERLKLYRELDSTKDEEALQAFESRLADRFGPLPRAAKELLSVVRLRWEAIRLGMERVKVKNGLMIVHFVGEENSPYYKSETFMTLLQRVTKHPDRFVLKQHNNRLAMTVRNVKDVEDAYKTLQQL